The Sebaldella sp. S0638 sequence CAGTAAAATTTCTGGGATTAAATCCGATTTATGTAATTTTATTCGGTATTTTACTTGGTGTATTTATCTATTATTTCTTTAATAGTAAGATGAAAGAAAAATTCAATGATAAAAAACCATCAGATGAGGAGGTACATAATGAGTAAAATCTTACAGCTTTTTATATCATTTTTTAAAATTGGTTTAGTCAGTTTCGGAGGCGGTTATGTTATTATTCCAATGATTGAAAAGGAAATAATATATACGCATAACTGGATAGACAGCTCTACTTTTGCTAATATTGTAGGTATAGCAGCAGTTACCCCGGGACCTATTTCACTAAATACAGCAACATTTGTAGGAAACAAAATGTTTGGCATATTCGGCGGAATGGTAAGTACTACCGGGGTTGTACTGCCGTCATTTATCATAACACTTTTTATATCTGGTTTTTATTTTAAAAATAGTGATCAGTTAATACAGAAAACTATTTTCTATGTTCTGAAACCTTTGATAGTGGGTTTGATTTTTCTTGCTGCGCTGAATCTCTCAGCTCCGGCTTTTATACATATTAATAAGTCTATTGATTATGTATCTGTAATTTTGTTTGGATTTTCATTTTTATTACTATTAAAAAGTAAAATACATCCTATATTAATTATTTTTATTTCAGCAGGACTAAGCCTGTTAATTAATTCATTAATATGGCTGTTTTGATAAAATAAAAAATTTTATTATGAAATTTCATTTTACAAAGTATTATATCATAAAAATATGTAAAAGGTCTATTTAATATATTCAAAATTATTTTTATCTTTGGATACCCGGATAAGCCCAAATTCCCGACACTCTGAATAAATCTCTGAAAATAACCAGTGTTTCAGTTTCTTCCACTTTCATTGCATCATTAAGTGTCTTGTAATCCAGATATACCAGATTATCCACTGTTATTTTCATTCCTGCATTATCTGTAGCTTCCTGCAGTAATGCAGTCCCTCTTCTTATATGACTTGCACTTGTTATTAATATAACTCTTTTAGGGTTATATTTTTTTAATATTTCTGTTGAATAAAGTGCATTTTCTACTGTATCCCTTGCTTTGTCCTCAATAATAATCCTGTCGGCAGCTATTCCTTTATCAGCAAGCCAGTTTTTCATAAGATAAGATTCTGTAAGCCCGCCCTTTTGCACACCGCCTGTTACTATAATTTTTGCATTAGGATTCAGCTTTGCAGCTTCATATGTCTGTTCCAGTCTTTTTATCAGAACCTCATTCATTGTCCCGTCATTATTAAGTGCATAGCCCAACGTTACTATAAAATCTGCATTTTTATTTTCTGCTTTTACATTTAGTTTCATTTTACTTACATTTTCTATATTTTTGAATTTTTTCAAATAAGCTTCTGTTTTTTGCGGGTCTGTTTTTTTCAATGCTGCTATATCTTTATTATAAGTAACTAAATCATTAATTGCTTTAGAATACCCCGCATGCAGAATCCCGGCATCAAAATTCTTAGGATCCAGTTTCAAAATTTCTTCATAAGTAGCAAGTGCTTCTGGCACCTTTTTCTGAATTATTTGTGTAGAAGCTACTGAAAATTT is a genomic window containing:
- a CDS encoding chromate transporter; translation: MSKILQLFISFFKIGLVSFGGGYVIIPMIEKEIIYTHNWIDSSTFANIVGIAAVTPGPISLNTATFVGNKMFGIFGGMVSTTGVVLPSFIITLFISGFYFKNSDQLIQKTIFYVLKPLIVGLIFLAALNLSAPAFIHINKSIDYVSVILFGFSFLLLLKSKIHPILIIFISAGLSLLINSLIWLF
- a CDS encoding ElyC/SanA/YdcF family protein, translated to MKKLLGFLLLFSIYFAEPCVTNFENQKMIDELAQTGIYYYWNGGDLKKVEEEFFKGITLKGKYDVVEESFKKASTLDPERLNLKFSVASTQIIQKKVPEALATYEEILKLDPKNFDAGILHAGYSKAINDLVTYNKDIAALKKTDPQKTEAYLKKFKNIENVSKMKLNVKAENKNADFIVTLGYALNNDGTMNEVLIKRLEQTYEAAKLNPNAKIIVTGGVQKGGLTESYLMKNWLADKGIAADRIIIEDKARDTVENALYSTEILKKYNPKRVILITSASHIRRGTALLQEATDNAGMKITVDNLVYLDYKTLNDAMKVEETETLVIFRDLFRVSGIWAYPGIQR